A stretch of the Pseudorasbora parva isolate DD20220531a chromosome 13, ASM2467924v1, whole genome shotgun sequence genome encodes the following:
- the rflna gene encoding refilin-A — translation MVGHLHLQAMDESLKGKNREGLLDSPDSGLPPSPSPPFYSLSPGILESRTGSCSTPTELQGYCRKESREGKLLPYLLLNSQSPDARSRMYPVVYGESIEVNPKPEKEIKFNSAVKYASDRHFRDQVYCAQVQTATSFSESVVAVQNCTWRSYKSEVHFEPRHRPLHFQSTAIVFPKHARNTYRTTLNYNSNRNAAGRRWFVSTVRLESTEDASPCIIYTEDL, via the exons ATGGTGGGGCATTTACATTTGCAAGCTATGGATGAGAGTTTGAAAGGAAAGAACCGGGAGGGACTGCTCGATAGTCCAGATTCAGGACTCCCTCCAAGCCCCAGTCCACCCTTCTACTCTCTGTCGCCAGGGATCCTTGAGTCGCGCACCGGCAGCTGTTCAACCCCGACTGAGCTGCAAGGATACTGCAGAAAGGAGAGCCGGGAAGGCAAACTG CTGCCATACTTGCTCCTGAACTCTCAAAGTCCAGATGCGAGGTCACGCATGTACCCTGTAGTCTATGGAGAGAGCATTGAGGTCAACCCCAAACCAGAAAAAGAGATCAA GTTCAACTCTGCAGTGAAGTATGCTTCGGACAGACATTTTCGTGACCAGGTGTACTGCGCCCAGGTCCAGACCGCCACATCCTTCAGCGAGTCGGTGGTGGCCGTCCAGAACTGCACGTGGCGCAGCTACAAATCAGAGGTTCACTTCGAGCCACGGCACAGGCCGTTACACTTCCAGAGCACGGCCATCGTGTTCCCCAAGCACGCCCGGAATACATACCGCACCACGCTCAACTACAACAGCAACAGAAACGCAGCCGGGCGACGGTGGTTTGTGTCCACAGTCAGGCTGGAGTCCACCGAGGACGCCAGTCCATGCATCATTTACACTGAAGACCTCTGA